CCGCATGTGCTGACGGCCCCCTTTCTGCACGTGGGCTTCGGACACCTGATCGCCAACACGGTGCCGCTGGCGGTGCTGGCCTTTATGAGTGCCCTGCGCGGGGTGGCGCGTTTTCTGGCGGCGACGCTGGTGATCGTGGTGCTGGGCGGCGTGCTGGTGTGGCTGTTCGGGCGCGGGGGCAGTTCCCACCTGGGGGCCAGTGAACTGGTGTTCGGCTACCTGGCCTACCTGATCGGCGTGGGCTGGTGGGAAAGGACGCCCGCGGCCATCGCAGTGGCGATCCTGGCCCTCTTTCTGTACGGCGGGGCGCTGTGGGGCGTGCTGCCAACCAATCCCGTCATCTCCTGGGAATCGCACCTGTTCGGCTTCGTGGCGGGCCTCGTCGCGGCGGCGCTGCTGCACCGCAAACGTCCACCGCGCGGCGGTCAGGTCAACCCATACTCGCCCCGTTCCAGATTCTGACGTACACGCTCCACCAGCCGCGCCTGTTCAGGCCAGAACAGCGGCGGAACGGCCTTTAGCACGGGCCATTCCAGGCGGAAGCCCGTTTCCAGCGGCCTCTCCCCCACCTCGTCCGTCAGGCCCAGGAAATAGCGCGTGACCTGCCAGCGGGTCCGGGCGTAGTTCTGCCGTTCCAGCACCCCCAGGTCGGCCACCAGCCGCACCCGCGCCAGCCCCGCCTCCTCGCGCAGTTCGCGGTGCAGGGCGGCCTCATGCGTCTCGCCGGGTTCCAGCCCGCCCTTGGGAAGCTGGCGGTATTCGCCCGGCTCCACCACAACGGCGACGCACCAGCCCCCGCCCTCCCGCCTGAGCACCACCGCGCCCCCGCTGGCCCGCTCGGGCAGTCCCTCAGGGCGGACAGACCAGGTGCCGTCTGGCGGGGGAAGCGTCATCTTCGGGCCATCTGCCTTCTGCCTTCCGCCTTCAGCATCCTCACAGTGTGACCAGCCCGTCCGGTGCCACCAGCAGGGCCGACAGCTCGGCCTGGGGCGCTTCCCGCACCTCCACCTCACCCGCGAAGTTCAGGTGGTCCAGCAGGGTCCGCAGCCCATCGGGGTCGGGGGTGCCCAGGGTCAGGCGTTCGAGACGCACCCCCGCGTCGGGGAGGCGCGTGGCCACGGGCGGCGTGTGCCAGGCAATCAGACTGGGGACCACGCCGCCCGGCAACCGCCCGTCCTCCGGCACGGTCAGCGTCCAGCGGTTCTGACCGCGTGACAGGTCCAGGGCCTCCCCGAAGGGCGTGAGGTCGAGGCCCGCGAGGTCCGGCACGCGCGCGACCCAGTGAATCAGGCGGGGGCCGTCTTCCAGCTCCTCGCGCACCTCGGGCGTGTCCAGGCCGAACCAGCGGGGGCGCGGTGGGGCGGGGGCCTGGGGATTGACCGCGATGACCTCCAAATAGGTGTCCGGCCCCAGCGACAGCAGCGCGTTGTGGGTGCCGAACTGTTCGTGTTCGCCGCCGGGCTGGAGGGGCACATTCAGGCGGCCCTCCAGCCACGCGCGGCCCTCGTCCAGGGTGCGGGCGGCGATGACCAGATGGTCGAGCGTGGCAGGAACGGGGATGGTCATGGGCGCAGGGTACGTCACGCCCCGCGCGGGCGGCTCATCCCGGTCAGGTCGCCCAGCAGAATCGCGGCGGCCTTCTCACCGCTTTCCATCGCGCCCTGGATACCGCTCATGGAGGTGGCCTCGGAGGCCAGCAGCACGCCGGGCAGCCGGGTGGCGTGGCCGGGCAACGTCGCGGCGTACTCGGGCGGCTGCGGGTACTGCGCGAAGGGGATGCGGTCCACGGCCAGCAGCCGCAGCGCCTCTGTCCCCGCCCCGTACCAGCGCGACAGCTCCCCGCGCACGCGGGCATCCAGCGCCCCGTCGTCCAGGTCGGGCACACCGTTCACGGCCACCGTCAGGAGGTGCTGTCCGGCAGGTGCCCGCCCCGGAATGACCTGGCTGACCCACTGCGCGTGGTTGACCAGGCCACCCTCTTCGGCATTCAGCAGGAGCCGGGGCTGCTCGTCCAGGGGGCGGGAGGCCGCGTAGGACAGGGCGGTGCTGCCCAGGTGCCCGCGTGACAGTGGCTCACCCGTCAGCCGCTCGGCCGTGTCGGCGTCGGTGGCGACAATCACCTGCCGGGCATCCAGCTCGCCCGCGGAGGTCACGGCGGTGAGGTGGCCCTGGCCCCCCACGTCGCCGTGGGGCAGCAGCCGCGTGACGCGCACCCCGGTCGTCACGTCCAGCCCCTGCGCGAGCTGGGCGGGAATGGCCGCCATGCCCGCGCGGGGCAGGGCCGTGCCGCCGTCGAGCAGCATCCG
The window above is part of the Deinococcus carri genome. Proteins encoded here:
- a CDS encoding rhomboid family intramembrane serine protease: MRTPSPLPPRPPRKRSPVGLAALLALLLVGGEWVQELTDQFAFGGALDQYGIVPRDPGSLPHVLTAPFLHVGFGHLIANTVPLAVLAFMSALRGVARFLAATLVIVVLGGVLVWLFGRGGSSHLGASELVFGYLAYLIGVGWWERTPAAIAVAILALFLYGGALWGVLPTNPVISWESHLFGFVAGLVAAALLHRKRPPRGGQVNPYSPRSRF
- a CDS encoding NUDIX domain-containing protein; translation: MTLPPPDGTWSVRPEGLPERASGGAVVLRREGGGWCVAVVVEPGEYRQLPKGGLEPGETHEAALHRELREEAGLARVRLVADLGVLERQNYARTRWQVTRYFLGLTDEVGERPLETGFRLEWPVLKAVPPLFWPEQARLVERVRQNLERGEYGLT
- a CDS encoding VOC family protein encodes the protein MTIPVPATLDHLVIAARTLDEGRAWLEGRLNVPLQPGGEHEQFGTHNALLSLGPDTYLEVIAVNPQAPAPPRPRWFGLDTPEVREELEDGPRLIHWVARVPDLAGLDLTPFGEALDLSRGQNRWTLTVPEDGRLPGGVVPSLIAWHTPPVATRLPDAGVRLERLTLGTPDPDGLRTLLDHLNFAGEVEVREAPQAELSALLVAPDGLVTL
- a CDS encoding NAD(P)/FAD-dependent oxidoreductase, whose product is MQDILVIGAGLAGLTAAQVLTRAGRRVRVLEAAEHVGGRVTTREVGGFTLDVGYQVLFPAYPAVRRHLNLEALDLVPVPPAAVVRRGGRAEVLGDPLRDPASLPGTLGSRALTLADKLRVARLAARLRLPPPHTLLVGPDETTGSYLRRQGFSEGALDHFFRPFFGGIFLRRDLQTSARLFRYYFRMLLDGGTALPRAGMAAIPAQLAQGLDVTTGVRVTRLLPHGDVGGQGHLTAVTSAGELDARQVIVATDADTAERLTGEPLSRGHLGSTALSYAASRPLDEQPRLLLNAEEGGLVNHAQWVSQVIPGRAPAGQHLLTVAVNGVPDLDDGALDARVRGELSRWYGAGTEALRLLAVDRIPFAQYPQPPEYAATLPGHATRLPGVLLASEATSMSGIQGAMESGEKAAAILLGDLTGMSRPRGA